In Pseudomonas fluorescens, the following are encoded in one genomic region:
- the sthA gene encoding Si-specific NAD(P)(+) transhydrogenase → MAVYNYDVVVLGSGPAGEGAAMNAAKAGRKVAMVDSRRQVGGNCTHLGTIPSKALRHSVRQIMQFNTNPMFRAIGEPRWFSFPDVLKSAEKVISKQVASRTGYYARNRVDVFFGTGSFADEQTIEVVCANGVVEKLVAKHIIIATGSRPYRPADIDFHHPRIYDSDTILSLGHTPRKLIVYGAGVIGCEYASIFSGLGVLVELVDNRGQLLSFLDSEISQALSYHFSNNNITVRHNEDYDRVEGVDNGVILHLKSGKKIKADALLWCNGRTGNTDQLGLENIGVKVNSRGQIEVDEAYRTCVPNIYGAGDVIGWPSLASAAHDQGRSAAGSIVDNGSWRFVNDVPTGIYTIPEISSIGKNEQELTQAKVPYEVGKAFFKSMARAQIAGEPQGMLKILFHRETLEVLGVHCFGYQASEIVHIGQAIMNQPGELNTLKYFVNTTFNYPTMAEAYRVAAYDGLNRLF, encoded by the coding sequence ATGGCTGTCTACAACTACGACGTGGTGGTGTTGGGTTCCGGCCCGGCGGGAGAAGGCGCGGCAATGAACGCCGCCAAGGCAGGGCGCAAGGTGGCGATGGTCGATAGCCGTCGCCAGGTCGGCGGCAACTGCACTCACTTGGGCACCATCCCGTCCAAGGCACTGCGTCACTCGGTGCGGCAGATCATGCAATTCAACACCAACCCGATGTTCCGGGCCATTGGTGAGCCGCGCTGGTTCTCGTTCCCGGACGTGTTGAAAAGCGCCGAGAAAGTCATCTCCAAACAAGTCGCTTCGCGTACCGGCTACTACGCCCGTAACCGCGTCGACGTGTTCTTCGGTACCGGCAGCTTCGCCGACGAGCAAACCATCGAAGTGGTCTGCGCCAACGGCGTGGTGGAAAAACTGGTGGCCAAACACATCATCATCGCTACCGGTTCGCGTCCTTATCGCCCGGCGGACATCGATTTCCACCACCCGCGTATCTACGATAGCGACACCATCCTCAGCCTCGGCCACACCCCGCGTAAACTCATCGTTTACGGCGCCGGCGTGATCGGTTGCGAATATGCCTCGATCTTCAGCGGTCTGGGTGTATTGGTTGAATTGGTGGACAACCGTGGTCAACTGCTGAGCTTCCTCGACTCGGAAATTTCCCAGGCCCTGAGTTATCACTTCAGCAACAACAACATCACGGTTCGCCATAACGAAGACTACGACCGCGTCGAAGGCGTGGACAACGGCGTGATCCTGCACCTCAAGTCCGGCAAGAAGATCAAGGCCGACGCCTTGCTCTGGTGCAACGGCCGTACCGGCAACACCGATCAGTTGGGTCTGGAAAACATCGGCGTGAAGGTCAACAGCCGTGGCCAGATCGAAGTCGACGAGGCGTACCGCACCTGCGTGCCGAACATCTACGGCGCCGGTGACGTGATCGGTTGGCCGAGCCTGGCCAGTGCCGCCCACGACCAGGGTCGTTCGGCCGCCGGCAGCATCGTCGATAACGGTAGCTGGCGCTTTGTGAATGACGTGCCGACCGGCATCTACACCATTCCGGAGATCAGCTCGATCGGCAAGAACGAGCAGGAACTGACCCAGGCCAAGGTGCCGTACGAAGTGGGCAAGGCCTTCTTCAAGAGCATGGCGCGGGCGCAGATCGCCGGCGAGCCGCAAGGCATGCTGAAGATCCTGTTCCACCGTGAGACCCTGGAAGTGCTAGGCGTTCACTGCTTCGGTTATCAGGCGTCGGAGATCGTGCACATCGGTCAGGCGATCATGAACCAGCCGGGCGAACTGAACACGCTGAAGTATTTCGTCAACACCACGTTCAACTACCCGACCATGGCCGAAGCCTATCGGGTAGCCGCGTACGACGGCCTCAACCGGCTTTTTTGA
- a CDS encoding glycerophosphodiester phosphodiesterase, translating to MTLIYGHRGAKGEAPENTLTSFQECLKHGVRRCELDLHLSMDGELMVIHDPTLKRTTDRRGKVVEHTAAELVTYDARKGGPGWVKPCPIPTLEQLLETCDFDHWQLEVKSASRMRAATTVLAIREMVQRHGLMDKVTITSSSREVLKAALELVPDVSRGLVAEYAWLDPLKVAASYGCEILALNWTLCTPERLQRAQRQGLHVSVWTVNEPALMRRLADFGVDSLITDFPGLATATLENC from the coding sequence GTGACCCTCATCTACGGCCATCGCGGCGCCAAGGGCGAAGCACCGGAAAACACCCTGACCAGCTTTCAGGAATGTCTCAAGCACGGCGTGCGTCGCTGCGAACTGGACCTGCACCTGTCCATGGACGGCGAGTTGATGGTCATCCACGACCCGACCCTCAAGCGCACCACAGACCGTCGCGGCAAGGTCGTCGAACACACGGCGGCTGAGCTTGTGACTTATGACGCACGCAAGGGTGGCCCGGGCTGGGTCAAGCCGTGCCCGATTCCGACGCTGGAACAACTGCTCGAGACATGCGACTTCGATCACTGGCAGCTGGAAGTCAAAAGCGCATCGAGGATGCGTGCCGCGACCACTGTGCTGGCGATTCGCGAAATGGTGCAGCGTCATGGCCTGATGGACAAGGTGACTATCACCTCGAGTTCACGCGAAGTATTGAAGGCCGCGCTGGAACTGGTGCCGGACGTGTCCCGCGGGCTGGTGGCCGAGTACGCCTGGCTCGACCCGCTGAAGGTCGCGGCGAGCTATGGCTGTGAGATTCTGGCGCTGAACTGGACCCTGTGCACGCCGGAACGCCTGCAAAGGGCGCAGCGTCAGGGGCTGCATGTGTCGGTGTGGACCGTCAACGAGCCTGCGCTGATGCGCAGACTCGCCGACTTCGGCGTTGACAGCCTGATTACAGACTTTCCCGGTTTGGCCACCGCCACGCTCGAGAATTGCTGA
- a CDS encoding PilZ domain-containing protein produces the protein MSTLDEEDRREYYRIEDTIALEIRPLSAPEAAGQEVLQDASPLFNLLSELHLSEFESQHLLRQISERDRNLAAFLKSQNKRIDLLSQVIALTVLGQIGEPQPVIISEGGIDFQHPSPIAAGARLSVKLVLMPQALGLLLRARVTHCDRKGDGYDVGTEFEHLTDAQRQLLARHILQKQAQERRLARDQLESGN, from the coding sequence ATGTCGACATTAGATGAAGAAGATCGCCGCGAATACTACCGTATCGAGGATACGATCGCACTGGAAATTCGGCCCCTGTCCGCTCCCGAAGCCGCTGGCCAAGAAGTGTTGCAGGATGCGTCCCCACTCTTCAACTTGCTCAGCGAACTGCACCTGAGCGAATTCGAGTCGCAACACCTGTTGCGCCAGATCAGCGAACGCGACCGGAACCTCGCGGCGTTCCTCAAATCCCAGAACAAACGCATCGATTTGCTGAGTCAGGTCATCGCTCTGACAGTGCTCGGGCAGATCGGCGAACCGCAGCCGGTGATCATCTCCGAAGGCGGCATCGACTTTCAGCATCCGTCGCCCATTGCCGCCGGCGCACGCCTGTCGGTCAAGCTGGTGCTGATGCCACAAGCCCTGGGCCTGCTGCTGCGCGCCCGCGTCACCCATTGCGACCGCAAGGGCGACGGCTATGACGTTGGCACCGAGTTCGAACACCTGACCGACGCCCAGCGCCAGCTCCTGGCCCGCCACATCTTGCAGAAGCAGGCCCAGGAACGACGCCTGGCCCGCGACCAACTCGAATCAGGCAATTAA
- a CDS encoding lipoprotein-releasing ABC transporter permease subunit has protein sequence MFRPLFVFIGTRYTRAKRRNHFVSFISLTSMIGLALGVVVMIVVLSVMNGFDHEMRTRVLGMVPHATIESGEAISDWQSLAAKVKQNPQVTAVAPFTQMQGLLTNNGKVSKVLLNAIDPAQERQVSIIDQFMTQGKLDDLVPGEFGIVIGDKAAAKLGAAIGDKLTFVAPEVTVTPAGMFPRMKRFTVVGIFHVGAGELDGYLGVTNLQDLARLHRWKPDQVQGLRLKFDDLFQAPRTAWSIARDLGEDRFYARDWTRTHGNLYQAIRMEKAMIGLLLLLIVAVAAFNIISTLVMVVNDKKGDIAILRTLGATPGTIMRTFMVQGTVIGVVGTAIGAVVGIFAALNVSAAISALEGLIGHKFLNADVYFIDYLPSQVQSQDVVMVCSAALVLSFLATLYPAWRAARTQPAEALRYE, from the coding sequence ATGTTCAGACCTCTCTTCGTATTTATCGGCACGCGTTACACCCGTGCAAAGCGTCGCAATCATTTTGTGTCATTCATTTCCCTGACTTCGATGATCGGGCTCGCCCTTGGCGTGGTCGTGATGATCGTGGTGCTGTCGGTGATGAACGGCTTCGATCATGAGATGCGCACCCGCGTGCTGGGCATGGTGCCCCACGCGACCATCGAGTCCGGCGAGGCGATCAGCGATTGGCAAAGCCTGGCCGCCAAGGTCAAGCAGAACCCGCAGGTGACGGCCGTTGCGCCGTTTACGCAAATGCAGGGTTTGCTGACCAACAACGGCAAGGTCTCGAAAGTCCTGCTCAATGCCATCGACCCGGCGCAAGAGCGCCAGGTGTCGATCATCGATCAGTTCATGACCCAGGGAAAACTCGACGACCTGGTGCCGGGTGAGTTCGGCATTGTCATCGGCGACAAGGCCGCGGCCAAGCTCGGGGCCGCGATCGGCGACAAGCTGACCTTCGTCGCGCCCGAAGTCACCGTGACCCCGGCCGGGATGTTCCCGCGAATGAAGCGCTTTACCGTGGTCGGTATCTTCCATGTCGGCGCCGGTGAACTCGATGGCTATCTTGGCGTCACCAACCTGCAGGATCTGGCCCGGCTGCACCGCTGGAAACCGGACCAGGTCCAGGGCCTGCGCCTGAAGTTCGACGATCTGTTCCAGGCACCGCGCACCGCGTGGAGCATCGCCCGCGATCTCGGCGAAGACCGCTTCTACGCCCGCGACTGGACCCGCACCCACGGCAACCTGTACCAGGCGATCCGCATGGAAAAAGCCATGATCGGCCTGTTGCTGCTGCTGATCGTCGCGGTCGCTGCGTTCAACATCATTTCCACGCTGGTGATGGTGGTGAATGACAAGAAGGGCGACATCGCGATCCTGCGCACGCTGGGCGCCACGCCGGGCACGATCATGCGCACGTTCATGGTGCAAGGCACCGTCATTGGCGTGGTCGGCACGGCCATTGGCGCCGTGGTCGGGATCTTCGCCGCGCTGAATGTCAGCGCCGCGATCTCGGCCCTCGAAGGCCTGATCGGGCACAAGTTCCTCAACGCCGACGTGTACTTCATCGATTACCTGCCGTCGCAAGTGCAGAGCCAGGACGTGGTGATGGTCTGCTCTGCGGCGTTGGTCCTGAGTTTCCTCGCCACCCTGTATCCAGCCTGGCGTGCCGCGCGCACCCAGCCTGCGGAGGCGCTACGTTATGAGTGA
- the lolD gene encoding lipoprotein-releasing ABC transporter ATP-binding protein LolD, which produces MSDKAILSCRSLGKSYEEGPESVEVLAGLQLELHPGERVAIVGKSGSGKSTLLNLLGGLDTPTKGSVWLDGEELSALSEKKRGLLRNRALGFVYQFHHLLPEFTALENVCMPLLIGKTAIPEARQRATALLERVGLGHRLEHKPAELSGGERQRVAIARALVNNPGLVMLDEPTGNLDSHTAQGIQDLMLELSTSMRTAFLVVTHDMNLARQMDRVLHLQEGCLTPI; this is translated from the coding sequence ATGAGTGATAAAGCAATCTTGAGCTGCCGCAGCCTGGGCAAATCCTACGAGGAAGGCCCGGAGTCGGTGGAAGTGTTGGCCGGCCTGCAACTGGAGTTGCACCCGGGAGAGCGTGTGGCGATTGTCGGCAAGTCGGGCTCGGGCAAAAGTACCTTGCTCAACCTGCTGGGCGGCCTCGATACACCGACCAAGGGCAGCGTCTGGCTCGACGGCGAAGAGCTGTCGGCGCTGAGCGAGAAGAAACGCGGCCTGCTGCGTAATCGCGCTCTCGGCTTCGTGTACCAGTTCCACCACCTGCTGCCGGAATTCACCGCCCTGGAAAACGTCTGCATGCCGCTGCTGATCGGCAAGACCGCGATCCCCGAAGCGCGTCAACGTGCCACGGCGTTGCTGGAGCGGGTAGGGCTGGGCCATCGCCTGGAGCACAAACCGGCCGAATTGTCCGGTGGTGAGCGTCAGCGCGTGGCCATCGCCCGTGCCCTGGTGAACAATCCGGGCCTGGTGATGCTCGACGAGCCGACCGGCAACCTCGATTCCCACACCGCCCAGGGGATCCAGGACTTGATGCTGGAGCTCAGCACCTCGATGCGCACGGCGTTCCTGGTGGTGACCCACGACATGAACCTGGCCCGCCAGATGGATCGCGTCCTGCATTTGCAGGAAGGTTGCCTCACTCCTATCTGA
- a CDS encoding lipoprotein-releasing ABC transporter permease subunit, with amino-acid sequence MFRPLSIFIGTRYTRAKRRNRFVSFISMTSMIGLALGVLAMIVVLSVMNGFQREMSSRILGMVPHATIVGVNPIDDWKPVAAAAMKNPEVTAAVPFTEMEGMLSYKGTMQPIQVSGVDPALEGQVSIVAKHIVQGSLEALKPGEFGVVIGEITARRFRLNVGDKITLIVPEVSNAPGGITPRMQRLNVVGVFKVGAELDGTMALIHMADAAQMQHWEPNQVQSVRLAVKDLYAAPQVSNDIATGLGAAYKADDWTHTQGSLFSAMKMEKTMIGLLLLMIVAVAAFNIIATLIMVVNDKGADIAILRTIGATPRQIMAIFMVQGTVIGIVGTLIGGVLGVIAALNVSQIVGWIERVSGQHIFSSDVYFVSNLPSELQGADVALICTAGFVMSFLATVYPAWRAAKIEPAYALRYS; translated from the coding sequence ATGTTCAGACCGTTATCGATCTTTATCGGCACGCGCTATACCCGCGCCAAGCGCCGCAATCGCTTTGTTTCCTTCATCTCGATGACCTCGATGATCGGCCTCGCCCTCGGCGTGCTGGCAATGATCGTGGTGCTGTCGGTGATGAACGGCTTCCAGCGCGAAATGAGCTCGCGCATCCTCGGCATGGTGCCGCACGCCACCATCGTCGGCGTCAATCCGATTGATGACTGGAAGCCCGTGGCAGCGGCCGCGATGAAAAACCCGGAAGTGACGGCGGCGGTGCCGTTCACCGAGATGGAAGGCATGCTGTCCTACAAGGGCACGATGCAGCCAATCCAGGTCAGCGGTGTCGACCCGGCGCTGGAAGGCCAGGTGTCGATCGTTGCCAAGCACATCGTTCAGGGCAGCCTCGAAGCCCTGAAACCGGGCGAATTCGGCGTGGTGATCGGTGAGATCACGGCGCGCCGCTTCCGCTTGAACGTCGGCGACAAGATCACCCTGATCGTGCCGGAAGTCAGCAATGCGCCGGGCGGCATCACCCCGCGCATGCAACGGCTGAATGTGGTCGGCGTGTTCAAGGTCGGTGCGGAACTGGATGGCACCATGGCGCTGATCCACATGGCCGATGCCGCGCAGATGCAGCACTGGGAGCCGAATCAGGTGCAGAGTGTGCGCCTGGCGGTGAAGGACCTGTATGCGGCGCCGCAAGTGTCCAACGACATCGCCACGGGGCTGGGCGCCGCCTACAAGGCTGACGACTGGACCCACACCCAGGGCAGCCTGTTCAGCGCAATGAAAATGGAAAAAACCATGATCGGCCTGCTGTTGCTGATGATCGTCGCGGTGGCGGCGTTCAACATCATCGCGACGCTGATCATGGTGGTGAACGACAAGGGCGCGGACATCGCGATCCTGCGCACCATCGGCGCCACGCCACGGCAGATCATGGCGATTTTCATGGTGCAGGGCACGGTGATCGGTATTGTCGGCACCCTGATTGGCGGTGTGTTGGGCGTGATTGCCGCGCTGAACGTCAGCCAGATCGTGGGCTGGATCGAGCGGGTCAGCGGACAGCACATCTTCAGTTCCGATGTGTACTTCGTCAGCAACCTGCCGTCTGAGCTGCAAGGCGCGGATGTGGCGTTGATCTGCACGGCAGGGTTTGTCATGAGCTTCCTGGCCACGGTTTACCCGGCGTGGCGGGCGGCGAAGATTGAGCCGGCTTATGCACTGAGATATTCGTAA
- a CDS encoding heavy metal sensor histidine kinase, translating into MRQLSLSSRLALLFAACTAVVSLFAGVLFSRASEAHFVELDQQLLDGKLIGLRRALHDLQSSDSEVKLAEELSRQADLSLRITGSDGQRWYDSSTNIPQVLPRQPGLSTVSHEGMDYRVLNAPLFAGKPESPQLTLLLDITHHQHFLQRMQHLIWLTVGLSALATALLGAWAARSGLRPLRRISAVASGVSAQSLNSRLPEENMPPELAEMAHNFNAMLGRLDDSFQRLSAFSADIAHELRTPLSNLLTHTQVTLTRPRPIEDYREALHSNLEELQWMAQLVNDMLYLAKADHGLLIPKREPLELGQETDLLLEFFAPLAEDARVTLTREGLGRMEGDRSMLRRALSNLLDNALRFTPVDGEVRVRIADQPKELRLTVENTGQQIAEDLLPRLFDRFYRADPARREGSSEHAGLGLAITQSIIRAHGGQIRCESEKGWTRFVIDLPRED; encoded by the coding sequence ATGCGCCAGCTGTCCTTGAGCAGCCGCCTGGCGCTGCTGTTTGCCGCCTGCACCGCGGTGGTGTCGTTGTTTGCCGGGGTGCTGTTCAGCCGCGCCAGTGAGGCGCACTTCGTTGAGCTCGACCAGCAACTGCTGGACGGCAAGCTGATTGGCTTGCGTCGGGCCCTGCACGACCTTCAGTCGAGTGACAGCGAGGTGAAACTGGCAGAGGAATTGAGCCGGCAGGCTGACCTGTCCCTGCGAATCACCGGCAGCGACGGCCAGCGCTGGTATGACAGCTCGACCAACATTCCCCAGGTATTGCCGCGCCAGCCCGGATTGTCGACGGTGAGCCATGAAGGCATGGATTACCGAGTCCTCAATGCGCCGCTTTTCGCGGGCAAACCCGAGTCTCCGCAACTGACCTTGCTGCTGGACATCACCCACCACCAGCACTTTCTGCAACGCATGCAGCATTTGATCTGGCTGACCGTCGGCCTGTCAGCCCTGGCCACCGCACTGCTGGGCGCCTGGGCGGCACGCAGCGGTTTGCGCCCGTTGCGGCGGATCAGTGCGGTGGCCAGCGGTGTTTCCGCGCAGTCGCTGAACTCGCGCTTGCCTGAAGAAAACATGCCGCCGGAACTGGCGGAAATGGCCCACAACTTCAACGCCATGCTCGGACGTCTCGACGACTCGTTTCAGCGCCTGTCCGCGTTCTCCGCCGACATTGCCCATGAACTGCGCACACCATTGTCGAACCTGCTGACCCACACCCAGGTCACCCTCACCCGCCCGCGCCCCATCGAGGACTACCGCGAAGCCCTGCACAGCAACCTTGAGGAGCTGCAATGGATGGCGCAATTGGTCAACGACATGCTTTATCTGGCCAAGGCTGATCATGGGTTGTTGATTCCCAAGCGCGAACCATTGGAACTGGGACAGGAAACGGATCTGTTGCTGGAGTTTTTTGCGCCATTGGCGGAAGACGCCCGGGTCACGCTCACACGTGAAGGGCTGGGCCGCATGGAGGGTGATCGCAGCATGTTGCGGCGGGCGTTGTCGAACCTGCTGGACAACGCACTGCGGTTCACGCCGGTCGATGGCGAGGTTCGGGTGCGAATCGCCGATCAGCCAAAAGAATTGCGCCTGACTGTTGAAAACACGGGCCAACAGATTGCCGAAGATCTATTGCCGCGCCTGTTTGACCGGTTTTACCGGGCCGATCCTGCGCGTCGTGAAGGCAGTAGCGAACATGCGGGACTGGGCTTGGCGATCACCCAGTCGATCATCCGTGCCCATGGCGGGCAGATTCGTTGCGAATCGGAGAAGGGGTGGACTAGGTTTGTGATCGATTTGCCAAGGGAAGATTGA
- a CDS encoding heavy metal response regulator transcription factor — translation MKLLIVEDQPKTGHYLRQGLAEAGFNTELVADGNTGQQLALSGEYALLILDVMLPGRDGWQILQAVRSAGLDTPVLFLTARDAVEDRVHGLELGADDYLVKPFAFSELLARVRSLLRRGSATPQETSLQLADLRLDLIRRRVERSGQRIDLTAKEFALLEMLLRRQGEVLPKSLIASQVWDMNFDSDTNVIEVAIRRLRLKIDDEFPNKLIHTVRGMGYVLEERPA, via the coding sequence ATGAAACTGCTGATCGTCGAAGACCAACCGAAAACCGGCCATTACCTGCGCCAGGGCCTGGCCGAGGCCGGGTTCAACACCGAACTGGTGGCTGACGGCAACACCGGTCAGCAATTGGCCCTCAGCGGCGAATATGCCCTGCTGATTCTCGATGTGATGCTGCCGGGGCGTGATGGCTGGCAGATTCTGCAAGCGGTGCGCAGCGCCGGCCTGGACACGCCGGTACTTTTTCTGACCGCCCGTGACGCCGTAGAGGACAGGGTTCACGGCCTCGAACTGGGCGCCGATGACTATCTGGTCAAGCCGTTTGCCTTCTCCGAACTGCTGGCCCGGGTCCGCAGCCTGTTGCGTCGCGGCAGCGCCACACCCCAGGAGACCAGCCTGCAACTGGCCGATTTGCGCCTGGACCTGATCCGGCGCCGGGTCGAACGCAGCGGCCAGCGTATCGACCTGACCGCCAAGGAATTCGCCCTGCTGGAAATGCTCCTGCGCCGCCAGGGCGAAGTCCTGCCCAAGTCGCTGATTGCCTCCCAGGTCTGGGACATGAATTTCGACAGCGACACCAATGTCATCGAGGTGGCGATCCGTCGTCTGCGCCTGAAGATCGACGATGAATTCCCCAACAAGCTGATCCATACCGTGCGCGGCATGGGCTACGTCCTTGAAGAGCGCCCCGCCTGA
- a CDS encoding cupredoxin family protein produces the protein MFLRKSVAQIVCLLALSSPVWADAGHTFDFGQPAPAAKATRSIEVVMEDMSFTPQSIDIKAGETVRFVLVNKGQLLHELNLGDAAMHARHQQEMLQMQQSGMLTPTGMKAMDHGNMAGMDHSKMDHSMKHDDPNSVLVEPGKTAELTWTFSKATNLEFACNIPGHYQAGMVGKLTVSQ, from the coding sequence ATGTTTTTACGCAAATCCGTGGCGCAAATCGTTTGTTTGCTGGCGCTGAGTTCACCGGTGTGGGCAGACGCCGGGCATACCTTCGATTTCGGTCAGCCGGCCCCGGCGGCCAAGGCGACCCGTAGCATCGAGGTGGTGATGGAGGACATGTCCTTCACGCCGCAGTCCATCGACATCAAGGCCGGGGAAACCGTGCGCTTCGTGCTGGTCAATAAAGGCCAGTTGTTGCATGAGCTCAACCTGGGGGATGCGGCGATGCACGCCAGACACCAGCAGGAAATGTTGCAGATGCAACAGAGCGGAATGCTGACGCCCACCGGCATGAAGGCAATGGACCACGGCAACATGGCCGGCATGGATCACAGCAAAATGGACCACAGCATGAAGCATGACGACCCCAACAGCGTGCTGGTGGAGCCGGGCAAGACCGCCGAGCTGACCTGGACCTTCAGCAAGGCCACCAATCTGGAATTTGCCTGCAATATCCCCGGTCATTACCAGGCCGGCATGGTCGGCAAATTGACTGTCAGTCAGTAA
- the queF gene encoding NADPH-dependent 7-cyano-7-deazaguanine reductase QueF (Catalyzes the NADPH-dependent reduction of 7-cyano-7-deazaguanine (preQ0) to 7-aminomethyl-7-deazaguanine (preQ1) in queuosine biosynthesis) has protein sequence MHPAAEHSPLGKSSEYIATYTPSLLFPIPRTAKWAELGLTAQTLPYKGVDFWNCFELSWLLPSGKPVVAIGEFSIPADSPNIIESKSFKLYLNSLNQTPFADTASLEATLAKDLSAAAGKPVGVRIRSLKDVESEGVVALPGVCIDELDISVSNYEHPRPELLRCDDSRIVEESVHSHLLKSNCPVTSQPDWGSVAVEYRGAALDHASLLEYIVSFRQHSDFHEQCVERIFLDLQRLLKPEKLTVYARYVRRGGLDINPYRSTEEVQLPNHRLVRQ, from the coding sequence ATGCATCCCGCAGCCGAACACTCGCCGCTGGGCAAGTCCAGCGAATACATCGCCACCTACACGCCGTCCTTGCTGTTCCCGATCCCGCGTACCGCGAAGTGGGCGGAACTGGGCCTGACGGCGCAAACCCTGCCGTATAAAGGCGTGGACTTCTGGAACTGCTTCGAGCTGTCCTGGCTGCTGCCGTCGGGCAAACCGGTGGTGGCGATCGGCGAATTCAGCATTCCGGCGGATTCGCCGAACATCATCGAGTCGAAGTCGTTCAAGCTGTACCTCAACTCCCTGAACCAGACGCCGTTTGCCGATACCGCGAGCCTTGAAGCGACGCTGGCCAAGGACTTGTCGGCGGCTGCCGGCAAACCGGTGGGCGTGCGTATTCGCAGTCTCAAGGATGTCGAGAGCGAAGGTGTCGTGGCCTTGCCGGGCGTGTGCATCGATGAGCTGGATATCAGCGTCAGCAACTACGAGCATCCACGGCCGGAACTGCTGCGTTGCGATGATTCGCGCATTGTCGAAGAGAGCGTGCACAGCCATTTGCTCAAGTCCAACTGCCCGGTCACCAGCCAGCCGGACTGGGGCAGTGTGGCGGTGGAGTACCGTGGCGCGGCGCTGGATCACGCGAGCCTGCTCGAGTACATCGTCAGCTTCCGCCAGCACTCGGACTTCCATGAGCAGTGTGTAGAGCGGATCTTCCTCGACCTGCAGCGGTTGCTGAAACCGGAGAAACTGACGGTGTATGCGCGTTATGTGCGTCGTGGCGGGCTGGATATCAACCCGTACCGCAGCACTGAAGAGGTGCAACTGCCGAACCATCGCCTGGTCCGTCAATGA
- a CDS encoding DUF4404 family protein — translation MPARELQEQLNALREQLEQNPPLSDAERAELHELMQQIELKLELETKTQDSSLADGVNLAVERFELEHPTLAGTLRNIGQALANMGI, via the coding sequence ATGCCTGCCCGCGAACTGCAAGAACAGCTCAATGCCCTGCGCGAGCAATTGGAACAGAATCCTCCATTGTCTGATGCCGAACGCGCCGAGTTACACGAACTGATGCAACAGATCGAGTTGAAGCTTGAGCTCGAAACCAAAACCCAGGATTCCAGCCTCGCCGATGGCGTCAACCTAGCCGTGGAACGCTTCGAACTCGAACACCCTACCCTTGCCGGCACCCTGCGCAACATCGGGCAGGCCTTGGCCAACATGGGGATCTGA
- a CDS encoding HAD family phosphatase yields the protein MPLAEALPQTAPSLTAVLFGLSGCLVDFGAHTHRHGSHSAEHAEATPGALDSLRSLQRQQIPCAWLDELPPALSQSLAAALPEWIKPSQHPATNTPWPAPNACWQALMTLNVERLDGCVLVSGEPRLLQAGLNAGLWTIGLASCGSLCGLTPEQWQVLSPQERDIKRAKATMQLFGLGVHSVIDHLGELDTCLADISLRRLKGEKP from the coding sequence ATGCCGCTCGCCGAAGCCTTGCCCCAAACCGCACCCAGCCTGACCGCCGTACTGTTCGGCCTGAGTGGCTGCCTGGTGGATTTCGGCGCACACACGCACCGGCACGGCAGCCACTCGGCCGAACACGCCGAGGCCACACCCGGCGCACTGGATAGCCTGCGCAGCTTGCAGCGCCAGCAAATCCCCTGCGCCTGGCTCGATGAACTGCCCCCTGCCCTCAGCCAATCCCTGGCCGCGGCGCTGCCGGAATGGATCAAACCTTCGCAACATCCAGCAACAAACACCCCATGGCCCGCCCCGAATGCCTGCTGGCAAGCCTTGATGACCCTGAACGTCGAGCGACTCGACGGCTGCGTGCTGGTGAGCGGCGAACCCCGCTTGCTGCAAGCGGGTCTCAATGCCGGGTTGTGGACCATCGGCCTGGCGTCCTGCGGCTCGCTGTGCGGGTTGACGCCCGAGCAATGGCAAGTGTTGAGCCCGCAGGAGCGCGACATCAAACGCGCCAAGGCGACGATGCAACTGTTCGGTCTGGGCGTACATTCAGTGATCGATCACCTCGGTGAACTCGACACCTGCCTGGCCGATATCAGCTTGCGTCGGCTCAAAGGCGAAAAGCCCTGA